Part of the Virgibacillus necropolis genome, CCTCAGTAAGTTTTAAAAGTCCGTACACTATTAGATCACGATCTTCCAGGAGTCTTGCGGTATCAACTGCCTGTTGATAGTTTCCTCTACCAATATCAATCCAGTAAAGAAAGTATTTTTCATCTGATTGTAATGTAATGGTATTTTGAACATTTTCTTTTTGTTCTTTTGTCAATGATTCATTTACTACGTAAGAAGAAACCAATTGATATTGAACCACATAAGGCATATCGTCAACCTCATACCCCTCCAATGTGTTGATAACAGAACTATAATTATCTTGTAAAAAATACTTATTTGCCTCCACATATGCATTTGTTTCAGGAATTTTAAAAAAGGATGCAAAAGCCGTATATATAAGTGCGGGAATCAATAACAAGATAAGCCCCAAAATACTGAAGCGTTGTATTTTCCATTTCTTTTTTGGTATATGTATTACTGATGTTTCGTACTTTTCATCTTCCTTTAATTTCTTTTCAACTAGCTCAACTAACTGTTCATATGTTTTAGATTCCATAATTTCTTTCGCTAGCTTTGATAGATTAATTGTTTCATGATGATCTAAGTAGGATGAAAATTCATATTTGTTATCTGTTATAGTTGCTACAAGCGCTTTTGTTTCATTCCATAAACGATTTTCTTCATCCTCGTAAGGAGGTATACTCTCTCTTACACCATAATGGAGAAGATAAGGCGCGAGCCCAGAATCAAACATAATGTTTTCAGGGGATATAATAAGCTTTAATCTATGTATGTTATGTTGTTGCACTTTTTGAATCAAATTATATGCCAAACGCCATTTTGCCTGATTACTCTTTACGTTGATTTCATCGAAGTGCATGTAAGACTCTGGAGGATCAATAGTGATCATAAGTAAATCATCAGTCATGGTAAATGTTTTGTTTAGTTCTGGATTAATAGATTTTAATAATTCAATTTCCATTTCGTC contains:
- the essB gene encoding type VII secretion protein EssB; translated protein: MEQKEPESYLEKQTEGRIKYNEKQIEFSFHRQKLKLRDEMEIELLKSINPELNKTFTMTDDLLMITIDPPESYMHFDEINVKSNQAKWRLAYNLIQKVQQHNIHRLKLIISPENIMFDSGLAPYLLHYGVRESIPPYEDEENRLWNETKALVATITDNKYEFSSYLDHHETINLSKLAKEIMESKTYEQLVELVEKKLKEDEKYETSVIHIPKKKWKIQRFSILGLILLLIPALIYTAFASFFKIPETNAYVEANKYFLQDNYSSVINTLEGYEVDDMPYVVQYQLVSSYVVNESLTKEQKENVQNTITLQSDEKYFLYWIDIGRGNYQQAVDTARLLEDRDLIVYGLLKLTEAIKANEELSGKEREEKLNEIEREITDYKKGMEEQAKEETVENQGEPTNKSTSESKDKQSEK